A window of the Streptomyces formicae genome harbors these coding sequences:
- a CDS encoding tetratricopeptide repeat protein yields MKTRYAPNIRNAAIGTVVAGGLVAGFLLFGPGAEGPPPDSGPAAQAMLTAGTGAPVSVGELSVLIEDRERWLRSHSDDDESWAVLGSAYVERGAARAEWAYFPKAESALKRSLAVRSGAKGNTAAELGMAALANARHDYTAAKRWGERVRARSPRQWAAYALLIDTYNGLGDLKSAHKALAKLEQLRPGVASALGRAALADRDRGRREDAATKAYEAMTRAGSPAEKAFTQYRLGELAWERGEPAEALAHYDAALRIDAGHHRSRAGRARALAGLGRTDEALSDYEAAVKAVPLPQYALEAGELYESLGIDGDARTHYDLMRREAAQARRNGVSEELVLARYEADHGGARSAVRRLEQEWRRGHRSVYVADALGWALHRAGRSAEGLKYAKAATHPGMRNALFVYHLGEIERARDMTGAARRHLAEALRINPKFSPLLAPKAAKILAELGEPPAGGPEDIWGEAEPWDLEGTPPPLETPLPSPSDDDEEEEEEEEYAEDAEDAEEERDEEGGEPRPDASDARGSERRGSERRGSERRASDEPGRSEASDVPHASKASEGSQAPEASPSER; encoded by the coding sequence ATGAAGACCCGATACGCGCCAAACATCAGGAATGCCGCGATCGGCACGGTGGTCGCCGGAGGGCTCGTCGCCGGTTTCCTGCTCTTCGGGCCGGGTGCGGAGGGGCCGCCGCCCGACTCGGGCCCCGCGGCGCAGGCGATGCTGACGGCGGGCACCGGGGCACCGGTCTCGGTCGGCGAGCTGTCCGTGCTGATCGAGGACCGGGAGCGCTGGCTGCGCTCGCACTCCGACGACGACGAGTCGTGGGCGGTGCTCGGCTCCGCGTACGTGGAGCGGGGCGCGGCACGTGCGGAGTGGGCGTACTTCCCGAAGGCCGAGTCGGCGCTGAAACGTTCGCTCGCGGTGCGGTCCGGCGCCAAGGGGAACACGGCCGCCGAGCTGGGCATGGCCGCGCTCGCGAACGCCCGGCACGACTACACCGCGGCCAAGCGCTGGGGCGAGAGGGTCCGGGCGCGCTCCCCCAGGCAGTGGGCGGCGTACGCCCTCCTCATCGACACGTACAACGGTCTCGGCGACCTCAAGTCCGCCCACAAGGCCCTGGCGAAGCTGGAGCAGCTGCGCCCGGGCGTGGCGTCGGCGCTGGGCCGGGCGGCCCTCGCGGACCGCGACCGCGGCCGGCGCGAGGACGCGGCGACCAAGGCGTACGAGGCGATGACGCGCGCGGGCAGCCCGGCGGAGAAGGCGTTCACGCAGTACCGGCTGGGCGAGCTGGCCTGGGAGCGCGGTGAGCCCGCGGAGGCGCTCGCGCACTACGACGCGGCGCTGCGGATCGACGCCGGGCACCACCGGTCGCGGGCGGGCCGGGCGCGGGCGCTGGCGGGCCTCGGCCGTACGGACGAGGCGCTGAGCGACTACGAGGCGGCGGTGAAGGCGGTGCCGCTGCCCCAGTACGCGCTGGAGGCGGGCGAGCTGTACGAATCGCTCGGGATCGACGGGGACGCCCGTACGCACTACGACCTCATGCGCAGGGAGGCGGCACAGGCGCGGCGGAACGGGGTGAGCGAGGAGCTGGTGCTCGCCCGGTACGAGGCCGACCACGGCGGGGCGCGGTCGGCGGTGCGCCGGCTGGAGCAGGAGTGGCGGCGCGGCCACCGGAGCGTGTACGTGGCGGACGCACTGGGGTGGGCGCTGCACCGGGCGGGGCGGTCGGCGGAGGGGCTGAAGTACGCGAAGGCGGCCACGCATCCCGGGATGCGGAACGCGCTGTTCGTGTACCACCTCGGCGAGATCGAGCGCGCCAGGGACATGACGGGCGCGGCCCGCCGGCATCTGGCGGAGGCGCTGCGGATCAACCCGAAGTTCTCGCCGCTGCTCGCGCCGAAGGCGGCGAAGATCCTGGCCGAGCTGGGCGAGCCCCCGGCGGGCGGGCCCGAGGACATCTGGGGCGAGGCCGAGCCGTGGGATCTGGAGGGGACGCCGCCGCCGTTGGAGACGCCGTTGCCGTCGCCGTCGGACGACGACGAGGAGGAAGAGGAAGAAGAGGAATACGCAGAGGACGCGGAGGACGCGGAAGAAGAGCGGGACGAGGAGGGCGGTGAGCCCAGGCCGGACGCCTCGGACGCGAGGGGGTCGGAGCGGAGAGGGTCGGAGCGGAGAGGGTCGGAGCGGAGGGCGTCGGACGAGCCCGGCCGGTCGGAAGCCTCGGATGTCCCGCACGCGTCCAAAGCGTCGGAGGGGTCGCAGGCTCCTGAAGCGAGCCCGTCGGAGCGCTGA
- the hppD gene encoding 4-hydroxyphenylpyruvate dioxygenase, with translation MTEILDQTPDTARQADPFPVKGMDAVVFAVGNAKQAAHYYSTAFGMKLVAYSGPETGSRETASYVLTNGAARFVLTSVIKPATDWGRFLAAHVAEHGDGVIDLAIEVPDARKAYAYAVEHGARGIEEPYEVKDEHGTVVLAAIATYGSTRHTLVDRSGYDGPYLPGFAAAEPLVAPPAKRTFQAIDHCVGNVELGKMNEWVAFYNKVMGFTNMKEFVGDDIATEYSALMSKVVADGTLKVKFPINEPAIAKKKSQIDEYLEFYGGAGVQHIALATNDIVETVRTMRAGGVQFLDTPDSYYDTLGEWVGDTRVPVETLRELKILADRDEDGYLLQIFTKPVQDRPTVFFEIIERHGSMGFGKGNFKALFEAIEREQAKRGNL, from the coding sequence ATGACTGAGATCCTGGATCAGACCCCTGACACCGCCCGGCAGGCAGACCCCTTCCCGGTGAAGGGAATGGACGCGGTCGTCTTCGCCGTCGGCAACGCCAAGCAGGCCGCGCACTACTACTCCACGGCCTTCGGCATGAAGCTCGTCGCCTACTCCGGACCGGAGACCGGCAGCCGCGAGACCGCGTCGTACGTCCTCACGAACGGCGCCGCCCGCTTCGTGCTCACCTCCGTCATCAAGCCCGCCACCGACTGGGGCCGCTTCCTCGCCGCCCATGTCGCCGAGCACGGCGACGGCGTCATCGACCTCGCCATCGAGGTGCCGGACGCGCGGAAGGCGTACGCGTACGCCGTCGAGCACGGCGCGCGCGGCATCGAGGAGCCGTACGAGGTCAAGGACGAGCACGGGACCGTCGTGCTCGCCGCCATCGCGACGTACGGCAGCACCCGCCACACGCTCGTCGACCGCTCCGGCTACGACGGCCCGTACCTGCCCGGCTTCGCCGCCGCCGAGCCGCTCGTCGCGCCCCCGGCGAAGCGCACCTTCCAGGCCATCGACCACTGCGTCGGCAACGTCGAGCTCGGGAAGATGAACGAGTGGGTGGCCTTCTACAACAAGGTCATGGGCTTCACGAACATGAAGGAGTTCGTGGGCGACGACATCGCGACCGAGTACTCGGCGCTGATGTCGAAGGTGGTCGCCGACGGCACCCTCAAGGTGAAGTTCCCCATCAACGAGCCCGCGATCGCGAAGAAGAAGTCGCAGATCGACGAGTACCTGGAGTTCTACGGCGGCGCCGGCGTCCAGCACATCGCGCTGGCGACGAACGACATCGTCGAGACCGTGCGCACGATGCGCGCGGGAGGGGTCCAGTTCCTGGACACGCCCGACTCGTACTACGACACCCTCGGCGAGTGGGTCGGCGACACCCGTGTGCCGGTCGAGACCCTGCGTGAGCTGAAGATCCTCGCGGACCGCGACGAGGACGGCTACCTGCTCCAGATCTTCACCAAGCCGGTCCAGGACCGTCCGACCGTCTTCTTCGAAATCATCGAGCGCCACGGGTCGATGGGCTTCGGCAAGGGCAACTTCAAGGCCCTCTTCGAGGCGATCGAGCGCGAGCAGGCCAAGCGCGGCAACCTGTGA
- a CDS encoding Lrp/AsnC family transcriptional regulator yields the protein MAIDHLDGRLIVLLAREPRIGVLEASRRLGVARGTVQARLDRLQSSGVIRGFGPDVDPAALGYPVTAFATLEIKQGQGTDVRAHLATVPEVLELHTTTGHGDMLCRLVARSNADLQRVIDRVVGFEGIVRASTAIVMENPVPLRIIPLVEQAAEDTRGG from the coding sequence ATGGCGATCGATCATCTGGACGGCAGACTCATCGTGCTCCTGGCCCGCGAGCCGCGCATCGGCGTCCTGGAGGCCTCGCGTCGCCTCGGCGTGGCCCGCGGCACGGTCCAGGCACGGCTCGACCGGCTCCAGTCGAGCGGGGTCATCCGGGGTTTCGGACCGGACGTCGACCCGGCGGCCCTGGGCTACCCGGTGACGGCGTTCGCGACGCTGGAGATCAAGCAGGGCCAGGGCACGGACGTACGGGCCCATCTGGCCACCGTCCCCGAGGTGCTGGAGCTGCACACCACGACGGGCCACGGCGACATGCTGTGCCGCCTCGTCGCCCGCTCGAACGCGGACCTCCAGCGGGTGATCGACCGGGTCGTCGGCTTCGAGGGGATCGTGCGGGCGTCGACGGCGATCGTGATGGAGAACCCGGTGCCGTTGCGGATCATCCCGCTGGTGGAGCAGGCGGCGGAGGACACCCGCGGGGGCTGA
- a CDS encoding S16 family serine protease, translated as MFLSRLSRPWALAVCALPVVALLAVTGLAPLPFTLAQPGQATNVLGNDRGKPVITITGAPTRKTEGTLRMTTIVATGPTAEVDFGDVVDGWFRTDRAVLPRDVVYPVGESEKEIQKHNTAEMQKSQDSAVEAALDYLGEDPEKVKVTLHLADVGGPSAGLLFSLGVIDKLDGNGAGGDLTGGRDVAGTGTITADGKVGAVGGVALKTQAAARDGSTVFLVPKAECSDAQAELPDGMRLIPVTTLKEAVDALRLLDRDESKVPTC; from the coding sequence GTGTTTCTCTCACGCCTCTCGCGCCCCTGGGCTCTCGCCGTCTGCGCCCTCCCTGTCGTCGCACTGCTGGCGGTCACCGGGCTTGCGCCGCTGCCGTTCACGCTGGCCCAGCCGGGCCAGGCCACGAACGTGCTCGGGAACGACCGGGGGAAGCCGGTGATCACGATCACCGGTGCTCCCACGCGCAAGACGGAGGGGACGCTGCGGATGACGACGATCGTCGCCACCGGGCCGACCGCCGAGGTCGACTTCGGCGACGTGGTGGACGGCTGGTTCCGCACGGACCGGGCGGTGCTGCCGCGCGACGTGGTCTACCCCGTCGGCGAGTCCGAGAAGGAGATCCAGAAGCACAACACCGCCGAGATGCAGAAGTCCCAGGACAGCGCCGTGGAGGCCGCCCTGGACTACCTCGGCGAGGACCCGGAGAAGGTGAAGGTCACCCTCCACCTCGCGGACGTCGGCGGCCCCAGTGCCGGGCTGCTCTTCTCCCTCGGCGTCATCGACAAGCTCGACGGCAACGGCGCGGGCGGCGATCTCACCGGCGGCCGTGACGTCGCCGGTACAGGCACGATCACCGCGGACGGCAAGGTCGGCGCGGTCGGCGGGGTGGCGCTGAAGACGCAGGCGGCAGCCCGTGACGGGTCGACCGTCTTCCTCGTGCCGAAGGCCGAGTGCTCGGACGCCCAGGCCGAACTCCCCGACGGGATGCGGCTGATCCCGGTCACGACGCTGAAGGAAGCGGTGGACGCGCTGCGGCTCCTGGACCGGGACGAGAGCAAGGTCCCGACCTGCTGA
- a CDS encoding IclR family transcriptional regulator, whose product MTAETSQTLDRGLRVLKLLADTDHGLTVTELSHRLGVNRTVVYRLLATLEQHALVRRDLGGRARVGLGVLRLGRQVHPLVREAALPALRSLAEDIGATAHLTLVDGAEALAVAVVEPTWTDYHVAYRAGFRHPLDRGAAGRAILAARQGGLTEPSYTLTHGELEAGASGAAAALIGVTGIEGSVGVVMLADAVPERVGPRVVDAAREVADALR is encoded by the coding sequence GTGACCGCGGAGACCTCCCAGACGCTCGACCGGGGACTGCGTGTCCTCAAACTGCTTGCCGACACCGACCACGGTCTGACCGTCACCGAGCTCTCCCACCGGCTCGGCGTCAACAGGACGGTCGTCTACCGGCTGCTCGCCACGCTGGAACAGCACGCCCTGGTCCGCCGCGACCTGGGCGGACGGGCCCGGGTCGGGCTCGGCGTGCTGCGGCTCGGCCGCCAGGTGCACCCGCTGGTACGGGAAGCGGCGCTGCCGGCGCTGCGCTCGCTCGCCGAGGACATCGGCGCCACCGCCCATCTCACCCTGGTCGACGGGGCGGAGGCGCTCGCGGTCGCGGTCGTCGAGCCGACGTGGACGGACTACCACGTGGCGTACCGGGCCGGTTTCCGCCATCCGCTGGACCGCGGCGCCGCGGGCAGAGCCATCCTCGCCGCCCGCCAGGGGGGACTCACCGAGCCCTCGTACACGCTCACCCACGGCGAGTTGGAGGCGGGCGCGAGTGGCGCCGCCGCGGCCCTCATCGGGGTGACGGGCATAGAGGGGAGCGTGGGCGTCGTCATGCTCGCCGACGCCGTACCGGAGCGGGTCGGCCCGCGCGTCGTCGACGCGGCGCGTGAGGTGGCGGACGCACTGCGCTGA
- a CDS encoding DEAD/DEAH box helicase produces the protein MTTTASHSHHLSPAFPGRAPWGTANKLRAWQQGAMERYIQEQPRDFLAVATPGAGKTTFALTLASWLLHHHVVQQITVVAPTEHLKKQWAAAAARIGIKLDPDYSAGPLSKEYDGIAITYAGVGVRPMLHRNRSEQRKTLVILDEIHHAGDSKSWGEACLEAFEPATRRLALTGTPFRSDTNPIPFVTYEEGNDGIRRSSADYTYGYGNALGDGVVRPVIFLSYSGNMRWRTKAGDEIAARLGEPMTKDAISQAWRTALDPRGDWMPNVLRAADQRLTEVRKGIPDAGGLVIASDQDSARAYAKLIREITGTKATVVLSDDAGASKRIDEFSDNDDRWMVAVRMVSEGVDVPRLAVGVYATTISTPLFFAQAVGRFVRSRRRGETASVFLPTIPMLLGFANEMEVERDHVLDRPKKEGEEDPYAESEKEMDEANKQQDEDTGEQDMLPFEALESDAVFDRVMYNGAEFGMQAHPGSEEEQDYLGIPGLLEPDQVQLLLQKRQARQIAHSRKKPDEEADLLELPAERRPVVSHKELLELRKQLNTMVGAYVHQSGKPHGVIHTELRRVCGGPPSAEATAGQIRERIKKVQEWATRMR, from the coding sequence GTGACTACCACCGCCTCGCACTCCCACCACCTCTCACCCGCCTTCCCCGGCCGTGCCCCCTGGGGTACGGCCAACAAGCTGCGTGCCTGGCAGCAGGGGGCCATGGAGCGGTACATCCAGGAGCAGCCGCGCGACTTTCTCGCGGTGGCGACCCCCGGTGCCGGCAAGACGACCTTCGCGCTGACGCTCGCGTCCTGGCTGCTGCACCACCATGTCGTGCAACAGATCACCGTGGTCGCGCCGACGGAGCATCTGAAGAAGCAGTGGGCGGCGGCCGCGGCGCGGATAGGCATCAAGCTGGACCCGGACTACAGCGCGGGCCCGCTCAGCAAGGAGTACGACGGCATCGCGATCACGTATGCCGGTGTCGGCGTACGCCCGATGCTGCACCGCAACCGCAGTGAGCAGCGCAAGACCCTCGTCATCCTCGACGAGATCCACCACGCCGGTGACTCCAAGTCGTGGGGCGAGGCGTGCCTGGAGGCGTTCGAGCCGGCGACGCGGCGGCTCGCGCTCACCGGTACGCCGTTCCGGTCCGACACCAATCCCATCCCCTTCGTCACGTACGAGGAGGGCAACGACGGGATCCGGCGCTCGTCCGCCGACTACACGTACGGCTACGGCAACGCCCTCGGCGACGGCGTCGTCCGGCCGGTCATCTTCCTCTCCTACAGCGGCAACATGCGCTGGCGCACCAAGGCCGGCGACGAGATCGCCGCCCGGCTCGGCGAGCCGATGACCAAGGACGCCATCTCGCAGGCGTGGCGGACGGCGCTCGACCCGCGCGGCGACTGGATGCCGAACGTCCTGCGCGCCGCCGACCAGCGGCTGACCGAGGTCAGGAAGGGGATCCCCGACGCGGGCGGCCTCGTCATCGCCTCGGACCAGGACTCGGCGCGCGCGTACGCCAAGCTCATCCGCGAGATCACCGGTACGAAGGCGACCGTCGTGCTCTCCGACGACGCGGGCGCGTCGAAGCGGATTGACGAGTTCAGCGACAACGACGACCGGTGGATGGTCGCTGTCCGGATGGTGTCCGAAGGTGTCGACGTGCCGCGGCTCGCGGTCGGCGTCTACGCGACGACGATCTCGACGCCGCTCTTCTTCGCGCAGGCGGTGGGGCGTTTCGTACGGTCCCGGCGGCGCGGCGAGACCGCGTCTGTCTTCCTGCCCACCATCCCCATGCTGCTCGGCTTCGCCAACGAGATGGAGGTCGAGCGCGACCACGTGCTCGACCGGCCGAAGAAGGAGGGGGAGGAAGACCCCTACGCCGAGTCCGAGAAGGAGATGGACGAGGCCAACAAGCAGCAGGACGAGGACACCGGCGAACAGGACATGCTGCCCTTCGAGGCGCTGGAGTCCGACGCGGTCTTCGACCGGGTCATGTACAACGGCGCCGAGTTCGGCATGCAGGCCCACCCGGGGAGCGAGGAGGAGCAGGACTACCTCGGCATCCCCGGGCTGCTGGAGCCGGACCAGGTGCAGCTGCTGCTCCAGAAGCGGCAGGCGCGCCAGATCGCGCACAGCCGCAAGAAGCCGGACGAGGAGGCCGATCTGCTCGAACTGCCCGCCGAGCGGCGGCCGGTGGTCTCGCACAAGGAGCTGCTGGAGCTGCGCAAGCAGCTGAACACGATGGTGGGCGCGTACGTCCACCAGAGCGGCAAGCCGCACGGTGTCATCCACACCGAGCTGCGGCGGGTGTGCGGCGGGCCGCCGAGCGCGGAGGCGACGGCGGGGCAGATCCGGGAGCGGATCAAGAAGGTCCAGGAGTGGGCCACGCGGATGCGCTGA